CGAACGGGAACGCCGACTGCTGGATTCGGGCGGGTACGTCTATCAACACACCGCGGTTCCGCTGCCCGAGGCCAAAGCGCGGATGCACGAGGCTCTAGAGGAGTGGAGCGAACGGGTCCACGGTCGTATCGACGAGTTCGGTTCGCCCGCGTAGCTAGGCGCTTTTGACCCCACGTACCCTCCACCCGACAATGAGTCTCGACCTCACCGACGAGGAGCCACCCGAAGCCGAGGACGGCGTCTGGCTGTCCTGTATCGAGTGTGGGGACGCGATCGCCCCCTTCGAGGACGTCGTCTACCGGTGTCCCGCCTGTTCGGGGCTGCTCGAGGTCCGCTACGGCGACCTGCCGACGTTCGAGGATTTCTCCGGACGCGGCGTCTGGCGCTACGACGCGGCGCTGCCCGTCGAGCGGGGGGTCACCATCGAGGAGGGCGCGACGCCGCTGTACGAGGTTCCTCGACTCGAAGGCGACCTCGGCGTCGAATCGCTCCGGATCAAACACGAGGGGATGAATCCTACAGGCTCTTTCAAGGACCGGGGCATGACCGTCGGCGTCGGGGTCGCCCATCGGTTGGGTGCCGACCGACTGGCCTGCGCTTCCACCGGAAACACCAGCGCCGCCCTCGCCGCGTACGGCGGCCGGGCGGGGATGGAGACGCTCGTCCTCCTCCCCGCGGGGAAGGTCGCGGCGGGCAAGATCGCACAGGCGAGCCTCCACGGCGCGCGCATCCTCGAAGTCGACGGGAACTTCGACACCTGTCTCGACATCGTGCAGGATCTGGCGAGCCAAGGCGAGGCCTACCTGCTCAACTCGCTGAACCCCTTCCGATTGGAGGGGCAGAAGACGATCGGCTTCGAGATCCTCGAACGTCACCGCGAGGAATATGGAGCCTTTCCCGACCGGATCGTCCTCCCCGTCGGGAACGCGGGCAACACCGCGGCGCTCTATAAGTGCTTCCGGGAACTCGTCCGGTCGGGATCGCTCGCCGAGAGCGAGGTCCCCAAACTCACCGGCGTGCAGGCCGAAGGGGCCGCGCCGATGGTCGAGGCCGTCGAGAACGGGTGGGACGAGGTGAAACGCTGGGAGGAGGTCGAGACGCGGGCGACGGCCATCAGAATCGGCAACCCGGTGAACGCGCCCAAGGCGCTGCCGGGGATCCGCGCGACCGGCGGCACCGCGGTCGCCGTCTCTGATGGGGAAACCACCGACGCCCAGCGCGCGCTTGCAAGCGAGGGGATCGGCGTCGAACCCGCCTCGGCGGCGAGCGTCGCGGGCCTGCGGAAACTACGCGAGGACGGAGTGGTAGGGAGCGACGACCGCGTGGTCTGTCTGACGACCGGTCATCTACTAAAAGACCCCGACGCGGCGGCCGAAGCCGGGGTAGAGCCCGAACCCGTGCCGAGCGATACAGCGGGCGTGTTGGAACACCTCGGCGAATGAGGCTTCGTTTTATAGCGAGGTCCGAACCGTGTCCGCCCCGTCGAGGGTGATGTACCGGGCCTCGATGATCCGCTCGTCGTCCTCCAACTGCTCGAGAATCTCGTCGCTCACCTCCTCGTCTAAGTCGTAAACGGTGATCGCCTCGCCGCCGATCGCCTCGCGGGCGTTGAACATCCCCGCGATGTTGATGTCGTTCTCCCCCAGTACCGTGCCGATGAATCCGATGGTACCCGGCTTGTCGTAGTTGCGCGCGACGAGCATGTGCCCGTGCGGAATGGCGTCGACCCGGTAGTCGTCGATCCGGACGATCCGGGGGTCGTCGCCGGCGAAGAGAGTACCGGAAACGCCGAGTTCCGTCTCGCCGTCGCCGTTCCCCACGGTAACGGTGACGACGCTGCGGAAGTCCTCCGCCTGGTGGCTCTTGGTCTCGGTGACGTCGACGCCGCGGTCCTCCGCGACCTGCGGGGCGTTGACGGCGTTGACCTGCCACTCCAGCGGCGAGAACACGCCCTTGAGCGCGCTCGCGGTGACGAGGTCGACCTCCTCCTCGGCGATCTCGCCGGCGTACGTGACGTCGACGCTCTCGACGCGCTCGTCGAGCAGTTGGGCGGCGATCCGTCCTGCGGTTTCGGCGAGTTCGATGTAGGGGCGCACGCGAGGGAACGCGCTCTTGTCGATCGAGGGCGCGTTCAGCGCGTTGATGACGGGTTCCTCGTTGAAGGCGGCGAGCACCTGCTCGGCCGTGCTGACGGCGACGTTCTCCTGTGCGGCCTCCGTGCTCGCGCCGAGGTGGGGCGTGACGATGACGTCCTCGACCCCCAGGAGGGGATTCTCAGGCGAGATCGGCTCCTCGGCGAAGACGTCGAGCGCCGCGCCCTTCAGGGTGCCCTCCTCGACGGCCGCCGCGAGCGCGCTCTCGTCGACGACGCCGCCGCGTGCGCAGTTGATCAGGTAGCCCCCCTCGAGCATCGCGAGTTCGTCGTGGCTGATCAGCCCCTCCGTCTCGGGGGTCAACGGGGTGTGGACCGTCAGGAAGTCCGCGCGTTCGAGACACGCCTCGAACTCGACGAGGTCCGCGCCGATCTGGTCGGCCCGGTCCTCGGAGATGTAGGGATCGTAGGCGACGAGGTCCATCCCGAGGTTGTTCAGGCGCTTTGCGACCTCCTGGCCGACGCGCCCGAGGCCGACGATCCCCAGCGTCTTGTTGTTGACCTCGGTCCCGAGGAAGTCGCCTTTCGCCCACTCGCCGGCCTTCAGCCGC
The sequence above is drawn from the Halalkalicoccus sp. NIPERK01 genome and encodes:
- the serA gene encoding phosphoglycerate dehydrogenase, whose product is MRILVTDPIAEAGLETLREAGHEVVTDYGIDGGADLEEALRDVHGLIVRSGTEVTRQVLDGADELVIVGRAGIGVDNIDIDAATEHGVIVANAPEGNVRAAAEHTVAMTFAAARSIPQAHTRLKAGEWAKGDFLGTEVNNKTLGIVGLGRVGQEVAKRLNNLGMDLVAYDPYISEDRADQIGADLVEFEACLERADFLTVHTPLTPETEGLISHDELAMLEGGYLINCARGGVVDESALAAAVEEGTLKGAALDVFAEEPISPENPLLGVEDVIVTPHLGASTEAAQENVAVSTAEQVLAAFNEEPVINALNAPSIDKSAFPRVRPYIELAETAGRIAAQLLDERVESVDVTYAGEIAEEEVDLVTASALKGVFSPLEWQVNAVNAPQVAEDRGVDVTETKSHQAEDFRSVVTVTVGNGDGETELGVSGTLFAGDDPRIVRIDDYRVDAIPHGHMLVARNYDKPGTIGFIGTVLGENDINIAGMFNAREAIGGEAITVYDLDEEVSDEILEQLEDDERIIEARYITLDGADTVRTSL
- the thrC gene encoding threonine synthase, producing MSLDLTDEEPPEAEDGVWLSCIECGDAIAPFEDVVYRCPACSGLLEVRYGDLPTFEDFSGRGVWRYDAALPVERGVTIEEGATPLYEVPRLEGDLGVESLRIKHEGMNPTGSFKDRGMTVGVGVAHRLGADRLACASTGNTSAALAAYGGRAGMETLVLLPAGKVAAGKIAQASLHGARILEVDGNFDTCLDIVQDLASQGEAYLLNSLNPFRLEGQKTIGFEILERHREEYGAFPDRIVLPVGNAGNTAALYKCFRELVRSGSLAESEVPKLTGVQAEGAAPMVEAVENGWDEVKRWEEVETRATAIRIGNPVNAPKALPGIRATGGTAVAVSDGETTDAQRALASEGIGVEPASAASVAGLRKLREDGVVGSDDRVVCLTTGHLLKDPDAAAEAGVEPEPVPSDTAGVLEHLGE